The window ATATGACCATTTTTTAACTGGAACCAAGCGAAAATAAattacctggaaatttactgacagtgtatctctcctccttgcgctgggcagaaccatTTTCAATTCGTGAACCACAGGCAgctgcacctgcagcccgagcGGCAGAGGAAAACATGAACACACTTGAAAGGGTGAGCTGAAGTTTCTTGTATAAATAcacacttaaagggattgtccactattttACAACTCCTTTCTTTTCTTCCATGTTTGtcacccattaaaataaaaaatctcATACTCTCCTCCCGTGCCGGTGCCGttccagcagtgtgggcactctctCCCAGGGCCCACGTGAGGTTGTTCGTTACATCACTTGAGCCCAATCACCGCCGATTtcactctccccaccttcagatgAATAATCCTGAGAGCCGCAGTTGCTCTCTGACCTCATCTTGATGTTTGATGTGTCTAATGGTGGGGAGTGATTTTACCCCGGCTTGTGTGTCGTAACTACCacacgtgagccccaggagagtgaGTGCTGACACCGCTGGCTCGGGCCGGCACGGGAGGGGAGTAcaagctttttttaatttaaaaagttcAAACATGGAAGATACGAAGGGGTTGACCAAGTACAGGACAACCccattaaccttcgtccggctgaataggtacaattgtaactattcagttttaaaattgcaataatttgtttattttcgaaaagccgtagagggctgaaatttcgtgacatctcagcagttttggtccagaatatattggccaaatttcaataaaatatctccacccccttccgagataaggggtcgagaaattttggctaaattatgcagcctgacgaaggttaatgtGAGGATGACCTAATGGAAAGCACCACTGCGCCCTTGCCTACCTTGCAGAGAGGCTTTCACCTGTTTTTGTATTTCTGAATCTTGTCTCTTTATTCCCTATCAGAGGAGATCGTCGttttgaaaaaccaacacgaaaagaaGCAGGTAATACTTTCCTCCTACATAAATTGTCATATTGTCATGATCTGCTGTAGCAAACAATATTTTCGGTTTGGACATGTAATCTGGTTGCAATAGGCAACTGTTTTTTATCCACTTTCCCCCATTGTTTTCCTGTAATGATTTGTAATGTAAATTAATTACATTAATCCCCCTAATTACTTGTTGTGAGTTTAGTCCTCTTGGGTCACTTTCTGCATTCACACATTGACCAGCAGCAGggaactcactggaagcacacagtTTATTCATGTTTATTGGCAGAGATATAGTGAATGGGAGTTGCATGGCCGGCCTCTGTTCAGTCCCTTTCGCCCTTCCTACTCCAGAAAAGAGCCCCTCTTGGTCTTTGCCTTCCTCCACCACCATAATCACCCAGCTAAGAATTCTTAAGGGTTAGTACAGTGATTCCTAAAAGTGCCGAGTCTGATTTTTAGAAAAGGCCAAGCGAGTATGCGTGTTCTCCTGCATATTCCTCACCTGCATGAGTGCATTATATGCCATCTTTATAATATACAAATGTGTGATACTTTACTACGGGGTGACAAGGAAGCGTGCATGTGTTTCCACTATATAAGTGTACCTGTGTTCATCTACTGCGTACCTCTTGCACTTTGCGGTATGTGTGGACTCCTGTATTACTAAGACCAGTGCACTCCACATTGAAAGGACGATCTGATAAAACGGACAAACCCTTCCAGTTATATGAACAATCAGAGTTGCTTTTCCCAGACGTGTCCATTGTATCATTTGCACCTTAGTGTCTGAGTTGGCTTGCTTGCTGTACGTTTACAAGTTCTAGTCCACTGTCAGCCCACAGCCGTCTCTTTAGACTACTCTGCCTTTTCTTGGAGTGCTGTCACTCCTCTGAGCAATTCGTTATTATAGTTATACATTATCAGGTGGGCAGAGTCCCACAGACCCCTGCTGTAACATCGGGCCACTTAGCTTGGTGTTCTCTAGTAAAGTATAACAGAACAGTCTTTTGGAGCCTTGATGATGGTGCCCTCATTTCCTGTGTGAATTTCCTTTGGAGAAGCGTCGGCGTAGGTATCGGAATGAGGATGGCTGAAGGGACTAAGGAAAGTCAATTTGCTTTGAAGTATTTTACTCTCCAAGTCCTGTCTCGCAGATTTGAAAGGTGTCCCCTCTTTGCCCGTTGGCACAGACTTCTAGCTCAGTTCTGAAGGCCTGTCTGTGTGAGGCTTGTGGCAACTCGGGGAGTGGATGGCCAAATGTTTCCATACATATGCGGTAGCCTCCTTCTGGCCGACGTGCTAGACATGGTGCAAAACGGTGTCCTTGAAGTATCTCACTTGGTACATAAGAAGTACGGCTCTGGCAAATTTCTCCCGAGCCTTCCTGAGTAGCAGATAGACATACAACAAGCTCCAAATGACCTGACAAAGATACAGTCTCACGTTGCGATAAAGCTGCCAGCGGGCTCCCAGGAGAGAGACTATGAGTGTACGTGAGCGGGAACGAGAAGAACGGGCACTCCACACTGCCGTTTTGATTGTCCAGTGAAAAGTCCACGTTGCTCTGCTGAATTTGACCATCGCCTCTTTCTTGGTAGAGAATCCCACTGACTCTGACCATGGTTAATGGACTTGGGCGGGTGTTGGCCACTTGGAACATCAGACATGGCTTTCCTTCTGGACTACCCACAACTGCCAGCTTTGAGAAGAGGATTGACGGAGTGCGATTCTTTGGTCTTGCAATTTTTGCCACAAAAACTCCTGTTGAATACAAAATCTTTAATCAGTGAAAACACGCATAAATAATATAGGTGTGATCTCCTCTACAGCCTCTTACAAAACACACTGCATTTGTCACTGTAATGTGGGAATATCTGACCTGTAATGAAGGCCTCCAACATGAGTCCAAGCAGCATTTGCACAGCAAGAAGAGCGATGGCACTTGGGCAATCTCCACTTGGAAACATAGTGCCGTATCCAATGGTGAGCTGCGTCTCCAGAGAGAATGAAAAGGCCGCAGTAAAGCTAGTGATATATTTCACACAGATGGTGTGGTTCTCTGGTGGGGCATCATGGTCCAGGGCCAGATCCCCATTCATTTCAGCCAGAAGATACCAAAAAACAGCAAAAAGGAGCCAATGTGCCAGAAAAGAAGCCGAAAAAGCCAACATCATCCAACGCCAGCGCATGTCAAGCAGCAACCCCCAAATGTCACGCAGGTATGCTAGTCCCTGCCCCTGGATCCCAGTGGATTTTATGGTGCTGTGTCCATCTTTAGCTACAAGTCGATGAGAACAAGAGTTGAGCAGGGTACATCTTGGGGACCTGCTGTGAGAATCCTCCTCTCGATCTGTCCTGACCTGCAGCACCACTAGAAAAAACAAGCAAACAATGCCACATCAATGAGTGCTCATGAGCATTACATACATTGTTAGGTGACGTTAATCAGTGTTAAATATTTCCCAGTAGTATTGCAAGTAATCGAAGTCAGCTTGTCCTCCATCACAGGGATGGGTTCTAGCTGGACTGAGCACCTATCATAGGCGTTATCCAAAATTAGGAAATTGTTATAAATCACTGCAAATCATATGCCGTACTACTGGCATCAGCGCTCAGTGAGGGGAGCCAGAATGCTAGAGGTATGTCACATGACTGCtcaatgattgactgcagcggttgtAATTTTGGATGCATGTAACAAAGACTAGATGGACCCGAAGAGTGTCTTTCTATATGACATCGCTTTTGGAGATGATGGGTGAATTTTCTGCCTTTTATATATTGCtagttttgttttaaaaaaattctAGATTTTGGATAACCGCTTTTACATAAGTGTATTCTTTAAATGTGTTTGGTGTGACAACTACATAGGTAATAAACTAATAGACCTGCAGATGGCATACTAAGGCAAAAGGTTTTCACTTATATTTACTGTCTGCAGGTTGgatgcattaaaggggttgtccactacttggataacccctATTCATTCCTCTTgttcgcccccataaaaataaagaaGCCTATACTCCTCTCCGGTGCGGGCGCAGTTTCAGTGATGTCTGAACTCAGTCCCGGGACCCACATGAGATTGGTCGCAGGGCTCGTGTGACAACAATCAGTGTCCAGCGTCGGTCACCCCTGCCTTCGAACACTTGAGCTGGAAGTCACGTGGACCCGGGAATGCAACTTCAGATATCAGTGGAATTGCGGCCGCACCGCAGGTGAAGAAAACCAGCGCTGTTTGGTCGCGAGGAGCACGTGTCTGAATCTATGGGGGCCTACAGCCCTGTGCGGCGTGTGCACTGGGAGCGTTTCCAGAGCGGTCACATAACAGAATGTTTGCTAGATGCCTCATACCCCGCTACACAGAACAGCGGTGCACATATTGTTATACAGCGACTATTCATAATATTTCTTCTTATAAGtgcccatggaatcaatg is drawn from Anomaloglossus baeobatrachus isolate aAnoBae1 chromosome 3, aAnoBae1.hap1, whole genome shotgun sequence and contains these coding sequences:
- the KCNJ13 gene encoding inward rectifier potassium channel 13, whose amino-acid sequence is MVLQVRTDREEDSHSRSPRCTLLNSCSHRLVAKDGHSTIKSTGIQGQGLAYLRDIWGLLLDMRWRWMMLAFSASFLAHWLLFAVFWYLLAEMNGDLALDHDAPPENHTICVKYITSFTAAFSFSLETQLTIGYGTMFPSGDCPSAIALLAVQMLLGLMLEAFITGVFVAKIARPKNRTPSILFSKLAVVGSPEGKPCLMFQVANTRPSPLTMVRVSGILYQERGDGQIQQSNVDFSLDNQNGSVECPFFSFPLTYTHSLSPGSPLAALSQRETVSLSGHLELVVCLSATQEGSGEICQSRTSYVPSEILQGHRFAPCLARRPEGGYRICMETFGHPLPELPQASHRQAFRTELEVCANGQRGDTFQICETGLGE